A single window of Candidatus Methylacidiphilales bacterium DNA harbors:
- a CDS encoding helix-hairpin-helix domain-containing protein has product MMLLDRGRTIWGLLVLLPLIVTAAPAEKTASGDLQRFEGCTLIEVDWSDGDSFPVRLPDGREQTVRLYGADCMEWHVKDDSDARRLRTQRRYFGLASGPAEASIARAKGFGAEAASRVKTLLAKPFVIHTAFADGRGDSHYSRVYAFVETAEKRDLAAQLVEEGLARAFGVYRQTPDRLSADDYREHLRDLELAAAAEKRGIWALTNWTELPKERLAERQEDAELDLATGSGKKSPAQPVNPNSASRDELMALPGIGEAMALRIIEERAKGPFKNPEELTRVRGISPATLEKLRPLLVFR; this is encoded by the coding sequence ATGATGCTTTTGGATCGTGGACGGACCATTTGGGGCCTGCTGGTTCTCTTGCCTCTGATTGTCACAGCTGCTCCTGCGGAAAAAACGGCCAGTGGCGACTTGCAGCGCTTCGAGGGCTGCACGTTGATCGAAGTTGATTGGTCCGATGGGGACAGCTTCCCGGTGCGGTTGCCCGACGGCCGGGAGCAGACGGTGCGGCTTTACGGTGCGGATTGTATGGAATGGCATGTGAAGGACGACTCCGATGCCCGGCGACTGAGGACCCAGCGGCGTTATTTCGGCCTGGCTTCGGGACCGGCCGAAGCCTCCATTGCCCGGGCCAAGGGCTTTGGCGCGGAGGCGGCGTCGCGGGTGAAGACACTTCTGGCCAAACCTTTTGTCATCCACACGGCCTTCGCCGACGGGCGGGGGGACAGCCACTACTCACGCGTTTACGCCTTTGTGGAGACGGCGGAGAAACGGGACCTGGCCGCACAATTGGTCGAGGAAGGACTGGCGAGGGCCTTCGGGGTTTATCGCCAGACGCCGGACCGGCTTTCGGCGGATGATTACCGCGAACACTTGCGGGATCTGGAACTGGCCGCGGCGGCGGAGAAGCGCGGGATCTGGGCCTTGACGAACTGGACCGAGTTGCCCAAGGAACGCCTGGCCGAGCGCCAGGAGGATGCCGAATTGGATCTGGCCACCGGCAGCGGGAAAAAATCCCCCGCGCAACCGGTCAACCCCAACTCGGCGTCGCGGGATGAGTTGATGGCCTTGCCGGGAATCGGCGAGGCCATGGCCCTGCGCATCATCGAGGAACGCGCCAAGGGACCCTTCAAGAACCCGGAGGAACTCACCCGGGTGCGCGGCATCAGTCCGGCGACGCTGGAAAAACTGCGGCCGCTGCTGGTATTCCGCTAG